One window of the Leucobacter komagatae genome contains the following:
- a CDS encoding bifunctional proline dehydrogenase/L-glutamate gamma-semialdehyde dehydrogenase, translating into MKGTPLSQATPRPQDLADEAVKLARKWITEAATIPADASAARLAGVLRDPNGLDFTVGFVDGVVRPEDLGVAAKKLKDLVPLTPGFLPGVMRGAIGLGGAFAKPMPGVVVPIARKVLRQMVSHLIIDATDSKLGPAIAKIKRDDVRLNVNLLGEAILGQGEAERRLAGTHKLLSRPDVDYVSIKVSSTVAPHNHWAFDEAIEHIESQLVPLFERAAAASPQKFINLDMEEYKDLDLTLEVFTRILDRPEFLNLEAGIVLQAYLPDALGAMMRLQEWSAARVARGGAAIKVRLVKGANLPMELVDAAIHGWPAATWGSKQDSDTSYKAVLDYALTPERVKNVRLGVAGHNLFDLALAWLLAKGRGAESGLEVEMLLGMATGQAEAVRRDVGGLLLYVPVVHPEEFDVAIAYLIRRLEEGASQENFMSAVFELNDNSQLFEREKNRFLASLGDLEGITADGDPANYAVPPSNRVQDRRVFDQAGVEARVDALVEMGRKGEFDNTPDSDPDLPGNHVWGREIANRMVASKLGDNLVADAMVESAQDLEEIVARGVAAADGWQALGADERARILYRAGEKLEERRAQLLEVMGSECGKTLDQGDPEVSEAIDFANYYAMLGQVIGQVDGAKYKSQKLTAVIPPWNFPVAIPAGGALSALAAGSAVIIKPASNSARSGAVMIEALWEAGVPRDVLQFVQFADRALGSKLVADPRVDRLILTGAYETAVNFRELRADLPILAETSGKNAIIVTPNADLDLAAKDVVQSAFGHAGQKCSAASLVILVGSVATSKRFRGQLLDAARSLKVGTPENLETQMGTIITAPDGKLLRGLTTLSAGEKWLIEPKPLESDSPLAADKKGGNKLWSPGVREGVKRGSEYHLTEYFGPILGIMTAATLDEAIDMVNEIDYGLTSGLHSLDRDEMALWLNRIQAGNLYVNRGITGAIVRRQSFGGWKKSAIGAGTKAGGPSYLYGLGEWEDAPVSAALTAPRPAAAPILTAAQQAGVAGADLEWLRAALGTDATAWESEFGIARDASGVGVERNLLRYRPVPVTVRAAADAPIHHVVRTVAAGVAAGSRPSVSTPAALPEPISKAFKAAGVEIVFEDDAAWAARLGRIAAQDGPNASARIRLIAGASRAEGLAAITAATGGKPDIAVYGGDVVSAGRVEMLPFMHEQAVSITAHRFGTPNKLSEGLI; encoded by the coding sequence ATGAAAGGAACGCCGTTGTCTCAGGCAACCCCACGCCCCCAGGACCTCGCTGACGAGGCTGTAAAGCTCGCTCGGAAGTGGATCACCGAAGCCGCCACCATTCCCGCCGACGCCTCGGCTGCCCGCCTCGCAGGCGTGCTCCGCGACCCGAATGGCCTCGACTTCACCGTCGGCTTCGTCGACGGCGTCGTGCGCCCCGAGGACCTCGGTGTTGCAGCAAAGAAGCTCAAGGACCTCGTTCCGCTGACTCCCGGCTTCCTCCCCGGTGTCATGCGCGGCGCAATCGGCCTGGGCGGCGCGTTCGCAAAGCCGATGCCCGGCGTCGTCGTGCCGATCGCCCGCAAGGTGCTGCGCCAGATGGTGAGCCACCTCATCATTGACGCGACCGACTCGAAGCTCGGGCCGGCCATCGCGAAGATCAAGCGCGACGACGTTCGCCTGAACGTGAACCTCCTCGGCGAGGCGATCCTCGGCCAGGGCGAGGCAGAGCGCCGGCTCGCGGGCACGCACAAGCTGCTCTCGCGCCCCGACGTCGACTACGTGTCGATCAAGGTCTCGTCGACCGTCGCACCGCACAACCACTGGGCATTCGACGAGGCGATCGAGCACATCGAGTCGCAGCTCGTGCCGCTCTTCGAGCGCGCCGCGGCGGCATCGCCCCAGAAGTTCATCAACCTCGACATGGAGGAGTACAAGGATCTCGACCTCACGCTTGAGGTCTTCACCCGGATCCTTGACCGCCCCGAGTTCCTGAACCTCGAGGCAGGCATCGTGCTTCAGGCCTACCTCCCCGACGCGCTCGGCGCGATGATGCGCCTCCAGGAGTGGTCGGCCGCTCGCGTCGCACGCGGTGGCGCAGCGATCAAGGTCCGCCTCGTGAAGGGCGCGAACCTCCCGATGGAGCTCGTCGACGCCGCGATCCACGGCTGGCCCGCAGCGACCTGGGGTTCGAAGCAGGATTCGGACACGAGCTACAAGGCCGTGCTCGACTACGCACTCACCCCCGAGCGCGTCAAGAACGTGCGCCTCGGCGTCGCAGGCCACAACCTGTTCGATCTCGCGCTCGCGTGGCTGCTCGCCAAGGGTCGCGGCGCAGAGTCGGGCCTCGAGGTCGAGATGCTGCTCGGCATGGCGACAGGCCAGGCTGAGGCGGTGCGCCGCGACGTCGGCGGCCTGCTGCTCTACGTGCCCGTCGTGCACCCCGAGGAGTTCGACGTCGCAATTGCCTACCTGATTCGCCGCCTCGAGGAGGGCGCGAGCCAGGAGAACTTCATGTCGGCAGTGTTCGAGCTGAACGACAACTCGCAGCTGTTCGAGCGCGAGAAGAATCGCTTCCTCGCGTCGCTCGGCGACCTCGAGGGCATCACCGCAGACGGCGATCCCGCGAACTACGCCGTGCCGCCGTCAAACCGCGTGCAGGATCGCCGGGTCTTCGACCAGGCAGGCGTCGAGGCGCGGGTTGACGCGCTCGTCGAGATGGGCCGCAAGGGTGAGTTCGACAACACCCCCGACAGCGACCCCGATCTCCCGGGCAACCACGTCTGGGGCCGCGAGATCGCGAACCGTATGGTCGCGTCGAAGCTCGGCGACAACCTCGTGGCTGACGCGATGGTCGAGTCGGCACAGGATCTCGAGGAGATCGTCGCGCGCGGCGTCGCAGCGGCTGACGGCTGGCAGGCGCTCGGCGCCGACGAGCGCGCCCGCATCCTGTACCGCGCCGGCGAGAAGCTCGAAGAGCGCCGCGCGCAGCTGCTCGAGGTCATGGGCTCCGAGTGCGGCAAGACCCTCGACCAGGGCGACCCCGAGGTTTCGGAGGCGATCGACTTCGCGAACTACTACGCGATGCTCGGCCAGGTTATCGGCCAGGTCGACGGCGCGAAGTACAAGTCGCAGAAGCTCACCGCTGTGATCCCGCCGTGGAACTTCCCCGTCGCGATCCCCGCCGGCGGCGCGCTCTCCGCGCTCGCTGCGGGCTCGGCCGTGATCATCAAGCCCGCGTCGAACTCGGCGCGCTCGGGCGCGGTCATGATCGAGGCTCTGTGGGAGGCCGGCGTGCCCCGCGACGTGCTGCAGTTCGTGCAGTTCGCCGACCGCGCGCTCGGTTCGAAGCTCGTCGCTGACCCCCGCGTCGACCGCCTGATCCTCACCGGTGCGTACGAGACCGCGGTGAACTTCCGCGAGCTCCGCGCTGACCTGCCGATCCTCGCTGAGACGAGCGGCAAGAACGCGATCATCGTCACCCCGAACGCTGACCTTGACCTCGCTGCGAAGGACGTCGTGCAGTCGGCGTTCGGCCACGCGGGCCAGAAGTGCTCGGCCGCGTCGCTCGTGATCCTCGTCGGTTCCGTTGCGACTTCGAAGCGCTTCCGCGGACAGCTGCTCGATGCGGCGCGTTCGCTGAAGGTCGGCACCCCCGAGAACCTCGAGACGCAGATGGGCACGATTATCACCGCCCCCGACGGCAAGCTGCTGCGCGGTCTCACGACCCTCAGCGCCGGCGAGAAGTGGCTCATCGAGCCGAAGCCGCTTGAGAGTGACAGTCCCCTGGCTGCCGACAAGAAGGGTGGCAACAAGCTCTGGAGCCCCGGCGTCCGTGAGGGCGTGAAGCGCGGCTCCGAGTACCACCTCACCGAGTACTTCGGCCCGATCCTCGGCATCATGACCGCGGCGACCCTCGACGAGGCCATCGACATGGTCAACGAGATCGACTACGGCCTCACGAGCGGCCTGCACTCGCTCGACCGTGACGAGATGGCGCTCTGGCTGAACCGCATCCAGGCGGGCAACCTGTACGTCAACCGCGGCATCACCGGCGCGATCGTTCGCCGCCAGTCGTTCGGCGGCTGGAAGAAGTCGGCGATCGGCGCAGGCACGAAGGCCGGCGGCCCGAGCTACCTGTACGGCCTTGGCGAGTGGGAGGACGCGCCGGTGTCGGCAGCGCTCACCGCGCCCCGCCCGGCTGCGGCCCCGATCCTCACCGCCGCGCAGCAGGCCGGCGTCGCCGGCGCTGACCTCGAGTGGCTGCGCGCCGCGCTCGGCACCGACGCGACCGCGTGGGAGTCGGAGTTCGGCATCGCGCGCGACGCCTCGGGCGTCGGCGTCGAGCGCAACCTGCTTCGCTACCGTCCCGTGCCCGTCACGGTCCGCGCTGCGGCAGACGCGCCGATCCACCACGTCGTGCGTACCGTCGCCGCTGGCGTCGCTGCGGGCAGCCGCCCGAGCGTGAGCACCCCGGCGGCTCTGCCCGAGCCGATCTCGAAGGCGTTCAAGGCTGCCGGCGTCGAGATCGTGTTCGAGGACGACGCAGCATGGGCCGCGCGCCTCGGCCGCATCGCCGCGCAGGACGGCCCGAACGCGAGCGCGCGCATCCGCCTCATCGCGGGCGCTAGCCGCGCCGAGGGCCTCGCGGCGATCACCGCGGCAACGGGCGGCAAGCCCGACATCGCGGTCTACGGCGGCGACGTCGTGTCGGCGGGCCGCGTCGAGATGCTGCCGTTCATGCACGAGCAGGCGGTCTCGATCACCGCGCACCGCTTCGGCACGCCGAACAAGCTGTCTGAGGGCCTGATCTAA
- the putP gene encoding sodium/proline symporter PutP, with protein sequence MSDQFFLYLALGIYFAVMLFIGWLAFRRTSDHEGYMLAGRGLPPWVAALSAGASDMSGWLIMGLPGAIFATGLIEGWIAVGLLAGSYLNWRLVAPRLRAYSEVARNSITVPSFFENRTRDRSHLLRSISSVIILVFFTLYASSGMVAGGKFFESAFGGDYFVGMLLVTAVTLGYTLFGGFLGASLTDVVQGLMMVVALVVVPVIAIITIGGWGETVSIVETVGAANLSLFGGGSMTTSAVVLVIASGLAWGLGYFGQPHIIVRFMALRTPGEAKSARRIATSWQFLSLAGAVAAGLVGIAYFDKFGGAPSDPETIVLLLAQVLLHPLVSGLVLAAVLAAIMSTLSSQLIVCSSALVEDLYRIMRKTPPKEKTLVILGRLGVLAVAVVAALLAISPNDSILGLVSFAWAGFGAAFGPVVLLSLYWRKLTNWGALSGMLVGAVAVFVWKAFDTGLYELLPAFILALATAMIVSLFTFKHDDEIDTEFTTTMSLVIPGATSADK encoded by the coding sequence ATGTCTGACCAGTTCTTCCTCTACCTCGCGCTCGGAATCTATTTCGCAGTCATGCTCTTCATCGGCTGGCTCGCGTTCAGGCGTACGAGCGACCACGAGGGCTACATGCTCGCTGGCAGGGGGCTCCCGCCGTGGGTCGCCGCGCTTTCGGCAGGTGCCTCCGACATGTCGGGCTGGCTCATCATGGGGCTCCCCGGCGCCATCTTTGCCACGGGCCTCATCGAGGGCTGGATCGCCGTGGGCCTACTTGCCGGCTCCTACTTGAACTGGCGCCTCGTCGCCCCGCGCCTCCGCGCCTACTCCGAGGTCGCGCGCAACTCGATCACCGTGCCGAGCTTCTTCGAGAACCGCACGCGCGACCGCTCGCACCTGCTGCGCAGCATCTCAAGCGTCATCATCCTCGTCTTCTTCACCCTCTACGCCTCGTCTGGCATGGTCGCCGGCGGCAAGTTCTTCGAGAGCGCGTTCGGCGGCGACTACTTCGTCGGCATGCTCCTCGTCACCGCCGTGACGCTCGGCTACACGCTCTTCGGCGGATTCCTCGGTGCTTCGCTCACCGACGTCGTCCAGGGTCTCATGATGGTCGTCGCGCTCGTCGTCGTACCCGTCATCGCGATCATCACGATCGGCGGATGGGGAGAGACCGTCAGCATCGTCGAGACCGTCGGCGCCGCGAACCTCTCACTCTTCGGCGGCGGCAGCATGACGACGAGCGCCGTTGTGCTCGTCATCGCCTCGGGCCTCGCCTGGGGGCTCGGCTACTTCGGGCAGCCGCACATCATCGTGCGCTTCATGGCCCTCCGCACCCCCGGCGAGGCGAAGTCGGCCCGCCGCATCGCAACGTCGTGGCAGTTCCTCTCGCTCGCGGGCGCCGTCGCCGCCGGCCTCGTCGGCATCGCCTACTTCGACAAGTTCGGTGGCGCCCCGAGCGACCCCGAGACCATCGTGCTGCTACTCGCCCAGGTGCTGCTGCACCCGCTCGTCTCCGGGCTCGTGCTCGCCGCCGTGCTCGCCGCCATCATGAGCACGCTCTCGAGCCAGCTCATCGTGTGCTCCTCCGCCCTGGTCGAGGATCTCTACCGGATCATGCGCAAGACGCCACCGAAGGAGAAAACGCTCGTCATCCTCGGCCGCCTCGGCGTGCTCGCCGTCGCGGTCGTCGCGGCGCTCCTCGCGATCAGCCCGAACGACTCGATCCTCGGCCTCGTGAGCTTCGCCTGGGCGGGCTTCGGGGCGGCGTTCGGCCCGGTCGTGCTGCTCAGCCTGTACTGGCGCAAACTCACGAACTGGGGTGCGCTCTCGGGCATGCTCGTCGGCGCCGTCGCGGTCTTCGTGTGGAAGGCATTCGACACCGGGCTCTACGAGCTGCTGCCCGCATTCATCCTCGCCCTCGCCACAGCCATGATCGTGAGCCTCTTCACGTTCAAGCACGATGACGAGATCGACACCGAATTTACGACGACCATGAGTCTCGTGATCCCTGGCGCCACAAGCGCCGACAAGTAA
- a CDS encoding proline racemase family protein, with the protein MTQSPSSPTWIHTTDYHTAGEPFRIVHEGLPELPGSTVGERRVAAIDNANGIDDLRALLCNEPRGHADMYGGFITPPDDEGAAFGVLFWHKDGFSTACGHGTIALGVWATDTGLVESDPDGITEVVIDVPSGRVAALVERKGGELVGATFRNVSSHVIARGVSVQTSRGEVTADISYSGAIYASVRAQDLGLTVGPEQYTELIALGREIKWALNESDEAQFADDPRLSGVYGTILWDDLGRHDGGPKQRNVTVFADGEVDRSPCGSGTGARVTLLADAGILGAGETLEHRSIVDTVFAATWEAGPAREDGTATVIPRVTGTAHQTGEHRFMLDPADALGTGFTLR; encoded by the coding sequence ATGACGCAGTCACCCTCCAGCCCAACCTGGATCCACACCACCGACTACCACACGGCCGGTGAGCCGTTCCGCATCGTCCACGAGGGGCTCCCCGAGCTTCCCGGGTCGACCGTTGGCGAGCGCCGCGTCGCCGCGATCGACAACGCGAACGGGATCGATGATCTGCGGGCGCTGCTCTGCAACGAGCCGCGCGGCCACGCCGACATGTACGGCGGCTTCATCACCCCGCCAGACGATGAGGGCGCGGCGTTCGGCGTGCTGTTCTGGCACAAGGACGGCTTCTCGACGGCCTGCGGGCACGGCACCATCGCGCTCGGCGTGTGGGCAACCGACACCGGCCTCGTCGAGAGCGACCCCGACGGCATCACCGAGGTCGTCATCGACGTGCCCTCGGGCCGCGTCGCCGCGCTCGTCGAGCGCAAGGGCGGCGAGCTCGTCGGCGCGACGTTCAGAAACGTCTCGTCGCACGTCATCGCGCGCGGCGTCTCGGTGCAGACCTCGCGCGGCGAGGTCACGGCCGACATCAGCTACTCGGGCGCGATCTACGCGTCGGTGCGGGCGCAGGATCTCGGTCTCACCGTCGGCCCTGAGCAGTACACCGAACTCATCGCGCTCGGCCGCGAGATCAAGTGGGCGCTGAACGAGTCGGACGAGGCGCAGTTCGCGGACGACCCCCGTCTCTCGGGCGTCTACGGCACGATTCTCTGGGACGACCTCGGGCGCCACGATGGCGGCCCGAAGCAGCGCAACGTCACCGTCTTCGCCGACGGCGAGGTCGATCGCTCCCCCTGCGGGTCGGGCACCGGCGCGCGCGTCACGCTGCTCGCGGACGCTGGCATCCTCGGCGCTGGCGAAACACTCGAGCACCGCTCGATCGTCGATACCGTGTTCGCGGCAACGTGGGAGGCGGGGCCAGCGCGCGAGGACGGCACAGCGACCGTGATCCCGCGCGTTACCGGCACCGCCCACCAGACCGGCGAGCACCGCTTCATGCTCGACCCGGCAGACGCCCTGGGCACCGGGTTCACGCTGCGGTAG
- a CDS encoding GntR family transcriptional regulator, whose translation MLRFPPQTLRDQALVQLRSLLVSGVLKPGEVYSATAIAAELGVSHGPVREAMLALVNDGMMEVVRNRGYRVVTISRKDREDIAEIRTLLEVPSMMKLAGSPRVIERADEFAAIVDKFFAAAKAEDIVAFFDADREFHLGLLALLDNPRLTEFVGTLRDQTRQYGIYELAVRGELVDSAQDHRNLLDALLAGDVEAVERLMLGHLQYLRWSRWTFPDLEASVEPDTGE comes from the coding sequence ATGCTGCGGTTCCCTCCCCAGACGCTGCGCGATCAGGCGCTCGTGCAGCTGCGTTCGCTGCTCGTGTCGGGCGTGCTCAAGCCCGGCGAGGTCTACTCGGCGACGGCCATCGCGGCAGAGCTCGGGGTCTCGCACGGCCCCGTGCGGGAGGCGATGCTCGCGCTCGTGAACGACGGCATGATGGAGGTCGTGCGCAACCGCGGCTACCGCGTCGTGACCATCAGCCGCAAGGATCGCGAGGACATCGCCGAGATCCGCACCCTCCTCGAGGTGCCGTCGATGATGAAGCTCGCGGGCTCGCCGCGCGTGATCGAGCGAGCCGACGAGTTCGCCGCGATCGTCGACAAGTTCTTTGCCGCGGCGAAGGCCGAGGATATTGTGGCGTTCTTTGACGCCGACCGGGAGTTTCACCTCGGGCTACTGGCGCTCCTCGACAACCCGCGTCTCACGGAGTTTGTCGGGACGCTCCGCGATCAGACGCGTCAGTACGGCATCTACGAGCTCGCGGTGCGCGGCGAGCTCGTCGACTCAGCGCAGGATCACCGGAACCTCCTCGACGCACTCTTAGCCGGTGACGTGGAGGCCGTCGAGCGGCTCATGCTCGGCCACCTTCAGTACCTCAGGTGGAGCCGGTGGACCTTCCCCGACCTCGAGGCCTCGGTCGAGCCCGACACCGGCGAGTAA
- a CDS encoding mandelate racemase/muconate lactonizing enzyme family protein produces MQITGIRMFGYDLTYKHGTYVMSGGRAAAAQASTVVAVDTDAGLTGWGEVCTLGSTYLPAFATGVRAGIAELAPALIGRDALDIRGALTAMDGALLEQRAAKSPVDIALWDLLGKAAGMPVSALTGGIQNPEFPLYEAVPLESPEQMVAFVEARMAEGIKRFQLKVGNEPELDAARTRAVVAAVPDDVVVIADSNGGWDVHDAIKAVKLIGDIPVYIEEPCRGIDNNILVAKQTSQQLILDECIITLDDLYRAKYEAGISAINLKYSRVGGFSRALQLRDAAESLGLKVSMEDTWGGDITSAAVNHLAATTDPTKLFNVSFMNDWTNEHVAGYEPRSVDGRGTALTGPGLGITVDERALTLLADFN; encoded by the coding sequence ATGCAGATCACCGGCATCAGAATGTTCGGCTACGACCTGACCTACAAGCACGGCACCTACGTGATGTCGGGCGGCCGCGCCGCGGCAGCGCAGGCATCGACAGTCGTGGCGGTCGACACGGATGCCGGCCTCACAGGCTGGGGCGAGGTCTGCACGCTCGGCAGCACCTACCTGCCGGCCTTCGCGACGGGCGTGCGGGCCGGCATCGCCGAGCTCGCGCCCGCTCTGATCGGGCGCGACGCACTCGACATCCGCGGCGCGCTCACCGCGATGGACGGTGCACTGCTCGAGCAGCGCGCGGCGAAGAGCCCCGTCGACATCGCGCTCTGGGATCTGCTTGGGAAGGCGGCTGGCATGCCGGTTTCGGCGCTCACCGGCGGCATCCAGAACCCCGAGTTTCCGCTCTATGAAGCGGTGCCGCTCGAGTCGCCCGAGCAGATGGTCGCGTTCGTTGAGGCGCGCATGGCTGAGGGCATCAAGCGGTTCCAGCTGAAGGTCGGCAACGAGCCCGAGCTCGACGCGGCGCGCACGCGCGCTGTTGTCGCGGCCGTGCCCGACGACGTCGTCGTGATCGCCGACTCGAACGGCGGCTGGGACGTGCACGACGCGATCAAGGCCGTGAAGCTCATCGGCGACATCCCCGTGTACATCGAGGAGCCCTGCCGCGGTATCGACAACAACATCCTCGTCGCGAAGCAGACGAGCCAGCAGCTCATCCTCGACGAGTGCATCATTACCCTCGACGACCTCTACCGCGCGAAGTACGAGGCGGGCATCTCAGCGATCAACCTGAAGTACTCGCGCGTGGGTGGCTTCAGCCGCGCGCTGCAGCTGCGCGACGCGGCAGAGAGCCTGGGGCTCAAGGTGTCGATGGAGGATACGTGGGGCGGTGACATCACCTCGGCTGCCGTGAACCACCTCGCGGCGACGACCGACCCGACGAAGCTGTTCAACGTCTCGTTCATGAACGACTGGACGAACGAGCACGTCGCCGGGTACGAGCCGCGATCGGTGGATGGGCGCGGCACCGCGCTCACCGGCCCGGGCCTCGGCATCACCGTCGATGAGCGCGCGCTCACGCTCCTCGCCGATTTCAACTAG
- a CDS encoding MFS transporter, whose protein sequence is MTREAQQSTQQEPAYRRALAASVSGQALEWYDFALYGLAAAIIFPKIFFPDVDPVVGVLASFATFAVGFVARPIGGFVFGRLGDKIGRTRTLMITIMLMGVGTVLIGLLPTYGQIGLFAPLMLVVLRLVQGMGIGGEWSGSAVLVVETAPKERRGFMSSLINSGEYIGTLIASGLFAVLSLAMPEDAFHSWGWRIPFLLSAVGVLICWLIRRKLEEPETFTAAIEIPTENPTLMQSIRSEWRHILGIIGIRMFENAGAYIILAFAVTYAEGVGVPTSTTTFGVSVASVVAIFMIPIFGRLSDKIGRRKVYMIGAVFLILFFWPFFLLLDTTNAFWVWFAFGVAYGLGMSPMLSVEPAWFAELFPTRFRYSGTAISANIATVLAGGLAPFIAVGLMALTGNLVLVMVYLAVLAVISLIAAKLTPETVGTDLR, encoded by the coding sequence TTGACACGAGAAGCACAGCAGTCGACGCAGCAAGAGCCCGCTTACCGGCGGGCGCTCGCCGCGAGCGTGAGCGGCCAGGCCCTCGAATGGTACGACTTCGCGCTCTATGGCCTCGCCGCTGCGATCATCTTCCCGAAGATCTTCTTCCCCGACGTTGACCCGGTTGTCGGCGTGCTCGCCTCGTTCGCGACCTTCGCTGTCGGCTTCGTGGCCCGGCCGATTGGCGGCTTTGTCTTCGGCCGGCTCGGTGACAAGATCGGCCGCACTCGCACGCTGATGATCACGATCATGCTCATGGGCGTCGGCACGGTGCTCATCGGCCTGCTGCCGACCTACGGGCAGATCGGGCTGTTCGCGCCGCTCATGCTCGTCGTGCTGCGCCTCGTGCAGGGCATGGGCATCGGTGGTGAGTGGTCGGGCTCGGCGGTGCTCGTCGTCGAGACCGCCCCGAAGGAGCGCAGGGGCTTCATGTCATCGCTCATCAACTCGGGCGAGTACATCGGAACGCTCATCGCGTCGGGCCTGTTCGCGGTGCTCTCGCTCGCGATGCCGGAAGACGCGTTCCACTCGTGGGGCTGGCGCATCCCGTTCCTGCTGAGCGCCGTCGGCGTGCTCATCTGTTGGCTCATCCGCCGCAAGCTCGAGGAGCCGGAGACCTTCACCGCCGCAATCGAAATCCCGACCGAGAACCCGACCCTCATGCAGTCGATCCGTTCGGAGTGGCGCCACATCCTCGGCATCATCGGCATCCGCATGTTCGAGAACGCTGGCGCGTACATCATCCTCGCCTTCGCGGTGACCTACGCCGAGGGCGTCGGGGTGCCCACGAGCACCACGACCTTCGGCGTCTCGGTCGCGTCGGTCGTCGCGATCTTCATGATCCCGATCTTCGGCAGGCTCTCCGACAAGATCGGCCGCCGCAAGGTCTACATGATCGGCGCCGTGTTCCTCATCCTGTTCTTCTGGCCCTTCTTCCTGCTGCTCGACACGACAAACGCGTTCTGGGTGTGGTTTGCCTTCGGCGTCGCGTACGGCCTCGGTATGTCGCCCATGCTGTCGGTTGAGCCCGCGTGGTTCGCCGAGCTCTTCCCGACCCGCTTCCGCTACTCGGGAACCGCGATCAGCGCGAACATCGCTACGGTGCTCGCGGGCGGCCTCGCGCCGTTCATCGCCGTCGGGCTCATGGCGCTCACGGGCAACCTCGTGCTCGTCATGGTCTACCTCGCCGTGCTCGCTGTGATCTCGCTCATTGCCGCGAAGCTCACGCCCGAGACCGTCGGCACCGATCTCCGCTAA
- a CDS encoding GntR family transcriptional regulator has product MAINPRHLRSTSLREQALAEIRAQLVRGALKPGQVYSAAALAVELGVSNGPVREAMLELVSQGLMEPVRNRGYRVVSLSERDRQNIAELRLLIEIPSMARLAGSPALHARSEEFKGLVADLLAEARANDMNAYLEVDRAFHLGLLSLLENDRLTDLIGSLRDQTRQFGIHTLAELGELMSSALRARRNSRRTARGRRRRGRTPHAGTPAPPPPRRLELPRSRGNGAGARGSCWRQTLKPGPRTTCATRATKTNPYERMTRPPCTTASRAAGSESAAATSSGFSESSRASP; this is encoded by the coding sequence TTGGCGATCAACCCTAGGCACCTGCGCTCGACGAGCCTGCGCGAGCAGGCGCTCGCCGAGATCCGCGCGCAGCTCGTGCGCGGCGCGCTGAAGCCCGGCCAGGTCTACTCAGCAGCAGCCCTCGCCGTCGAGCTCGGCGTCTCGAACGGACCGGTGCGCGAGGCGATGCTCGAGCTCGTCAGCCAGGGGCTCATGGAGCCCGTGCGTAACCGCGGCTACCGCGTCGTGTCGCTGAGCGAGCGAGACCGGCAGAACATCGCCGAGCTTCGACTGCTCATCGAGATCCCTTCGATGGCCCGGCTCGCGGGTTCACCCGCCCTGCACGCGCGGAGCGAGGAGTTCAAGGGCCTCGTCGCTGACCTCCTCGCCGAGGCCCGCGCGAACGACATGAACGCCTACCTTGAGGTCGACCGCGCGTTCCACCTCGGCCTGCTCTCGCTGCTCGAGAACGACAGACTCACTGACCTCATCGGCTCGCTCCGCGACCAGACGCGGCAGTTCGGCATCCACACGCTCGCAGAGCTGGGCGAGCTCATGAGCTCAGCTCTGCGAGCACGCAGAAATTCTCGACGCACTGCTCGCGGGCGACGCCGCCGAGGTCGAACGCCTCATGCGGGTACACCTGCGCCACCTCCACCACGCAGGTTGGAGCTCCCCCGATCTCGCGGCAACGGTGCCGGGGCCCGGGGAAGCTGCTGGCGACAAACACTAAAGCCCGGGCCCCGCACAACCTGCGCGACCCGGGCAACGAAAACCAACCCCTATGAGCGAATGACGCGGCCGCCCTGCACGACCGCGAGCCGAGCTGCGGGCTCCGAGAGCGCCGCCGCGACCTCGAGCGGGTTCTCCGAGAGCAGCAGAGCGTCGCCGTAG